ACCGTTCCGTCGACGCTGAATATACGCAACACCTTCCTCGTGCGGGTGGAAAGCGACCTCGGCTACGAGGCGATGATCACCTGGTCGGCCGACGAATCGAAGGCGCTTGGATTGACCTCGGTCTTCAACAAGATACCGATGGGCGAGACATACTATCTGAGGCCGCGCCGCGGCCCCACGGTCCCCTGCACCGACTGCTGAGGGATTATTCCCGACCGCCCGCTTCCCGTCGCACGATGGCCAGCGCCGTTGCATAGTCCTTCGACACGGCCAGCTCGAATCCGCCGGAATGCGTCGATTCCAAAAGATCGTAGACGTCCGGCGTCAGCGACTTGAGATTGGTCAGAAACACGGCGAGCCGGCGCTTGGCTTCGGCATCGAGATCGCTGCGCACGGCGTGAGGTCCGTATCGCAGCGGAGCCGAGGTCCATAGCACCCGAAGCGATGTCTTCGGGACGCCGGCGGCCTCGAGCCGTACGATCGTGCCGCCCGTGTTGGTAGGCTGGCCGTCGGCGTCGACAGGCTCCCAGCCGAACAGGCCGTCGGCTTCACCGTCGCCGAGCATCGCCTCGGCCGCGGTTGCCGAAGGAGCGCGCGCCAGGAAGGATGAGTCCTCCGCGATCTTCGCGCCTTCGCCTGAGAGCCCGGTCAGCGGCAGCAGGGAACCGCCGACATTGTCGGCGGGCGCGATCGCGATCCGGTGCGGGGCCATCGCCGCGAGGTCCGGCACTTTGCCGTCGCGCGTCAGCAGCACGGAACGAATGCCGACGGCACCATCGGCGTCGACCGGCGCCACCAGCGGCTCGACACAGCCGCAGCGCTCCGAGGCCGCGGCATAGGCGAGCGCCGAATAGACCGCATATTGCACGCGGCCACTCGCCTGCGCCTGGATCAGCGCCGCATAGTCGCGGGCAACCACGAACTCCACCTTCATGCCGAGAGCGTTCGTATAGGCATCCGTCAAGCGCGCCAGACCGGGAACTGTGTTGCCGCCTCCGGGCTCGGCGACGATGCCGATGCGG
The window above is part of the Mesorhizobium sp. WSM4904 genome. Proteins encoded here:
- a CDS encoding PhnD/SsuA/transferrin family substrate-binding protein, with protein sequence MGKAGKSAASRALRTCAAALAVLSGTLPARADWRDDIGTFRIGIVAEPGGGNTVPGLARLTDAYTNALGMKVEFVVARDYAALIQAQASGRVQYAVYSALAYAAASERCGCVEPLVAPVDADGAVGIRSVLLTRDGKVPDLAAMAPHRIAIAPADNVGGSLLPLTGLSGEGAKIAEDSSFLARAPSATAAEAMLGDGEADGLFGWEPVDADGQPTNTGGTIVRLEAAGVPKTSLRVLWTSAPLRYGPHAVRSDLDAEAKRRLAVFLTNLKSLTPDVYDLLESTHSGGFELAVSKDYATALAIVRREAGGRE